TGGCGCACACATGAACAAATTAAAGTTCTGTTACATTACTCAGATGATGGGGGTAAGACGCTGAGAGTTGGTAGTGTTGAACCCAATAAAACTGTGTGTCAGCAGAGGTGGAGTTTACAACTGTCATGCCTCTTTTTCAGATAAAGTATAAAGGTTCAAGAAGCATACAGTGCTCTCCACTCCAGCTGCTCTGAATCTTGTGGTGCTTtagttaattaaaacaaaaaccaccaatgACATTCCAGAGCCAAAACCACTTTATTGGTACAAGCTCCATTTTCCAGCCTACTGCACCCAGTCTAAGTGGTTCAACCTACAGGAAAACAGCTACCCGAAAGTATCAGGCGCCAAGTGTCTATGGGGGAGCTGGTGGCTATGGCACCCGCATTTCCACCAGCACTAACTATGGAGGAGGCTTTGGTGGTGGCTTTGGCAATGGATTTCAGCTCAACACCAGCAGCAGTGACATCCTGTTTGCTGGAAATGAGAAACTGACCATGCAAAATCTGAATGACCGTTTGGCTTCCTATCTGGAGAAAGTTCATTTTCTAGAAAAAGCCAACTCCCAGCTCGAAAAGCAGATCAGGGAGTGGTATGCAAATAGCTCCTCAACTACAAGGCATGACTACAGTCCATATTTTAAAACCATTGAAGACCTCCAAAACAAGGTAAGAAATCATAAAAGTATCCATTATTTTGCAACTTTATATGCTTCTGTACTCCAATGATTAGAGAATGAAGAGAGTCAGCTaactgtagaattttttttttcaattcactgtGGCTTCACTGTAAGTTCATTAACCATTTAACTTTGGCCAGAATCAGGTTAAATTGTGATGTAGTAAACTGCACATTTTAGATGCTATAAAAATGTCTATGGAAACAGTTCAAAATCTATCATAAAGGCTGAATTAATTCTTCTATAATTACACAATATAGGGTATTTCAGCTGTAGATTTCAAAGTGGGGCTTTCCAGAGAAGATataattatccctattttacagctgaggcacaaagaagtgaAGTCACTTGCTCTAAGTCATAGACCAGACgaggagcaggggtgaggatAGAACTACATGTCTCCTGCCTCTCATTATATTGCCCTAGCCAATTAGCCACACTCACAACCAGAGTGTGAGAATATAGAACTTTTTAATTCTTTCCTCAATGTTGTTGAAAGTTGGACACTCTAAGTTAAGACACTTACCTTCATCTTAATGTAAATTATTTCAGAAGTTCTAAGTACAGAGAAGTCTTTAAAGGTTTTGAAAGTGCTGTTACAGTTTGCCATAATCAACATATGACTGGATCACCAAACATTCAATGACAAGTAACATCTTTCTTAAtatcactgaattaaaaaaaaccacaagatAAAGTGACATTAAGGATCAGATTTATACCTACAAAAGGCAGGAAATTTAGCGTAAATGGTAAAATTCCTTTCTTAGCTCATCATAAATTGTCTGTTAAAAAGGTCTCTGAGCatccattaattttatttatctATGCACAACAGGAAGTATTAAAGATAGCATTTTGGTTATCTCTATGGATTGCCATGTATTTGTGGCCTGCACACAAATactttcagactttttttttcgtgtgtgtgtgtgtgtgtgtgtgtgtgtgtgtgtgtgtgtgtgtgtgtgtgtgtgtgtgtgtgtgtgtgtgtgtgtgtgtgtgtgtgtgtgtgtttaatctaATCTCTTATTCTCTTATACCTGGACAACAGTAAATAAACAGATGGCTGTTACCTGGGAGGTGCTGTTTATTGAGGAAATCTAAAAATCTAAAGTTCTCTTTGCTGTTTCATAATTCACTAACTTCCTCAATTTCCCCTACtttcacgttctctgtatgtataaatatctcctgtctgtgtgttccattctatgtatccAAAGaactgagctgtagctcacgaaagctcatgctgaaataaatttgttagtctctaaggtgccacaagtactcctgttctaattTCCCCAAGTAATTTCAgttgtcattttttatttaaacattttgtttactaTTTACACAAAAACATTAATACTTAACCTTTTTTCAACTGTTAAAGTAGCAGTAAAGGAAAATGTCTCATAATTTTACATATTGGACCCTGTTTTGCCAGTGTCACAAACATTACATTCCAAAGAGATGGTCTTTGACAGCAAGATGTTCAGCAATGTGGATTAAGgttttaaactttatttaaaaatccaGTTCATTGTAGATATAGAGGGAAGTCACTTTCTGATTACTATACTGAGCAAACTAGATGCAGCTTTCATTTACaaaccttgtctctccaatatctgACCTATAGGCATTCTTCATGAGCTTCCATCTTTATACCTGCAAAAAAATCTCCCTTGTCAAAATATCACCACTAACCGAATGTGTGGCTCCTAAGATTATGACATGATGAGAGAGGAAACTATGGAAATAAACAATTCACATTTATGACACCATACATAATGTAACATTTACATCATGGTTTTTGATGTTCCTGAAGCTGTTTCAAAAGTTTTTCAAAAAGTGGCCTGCCTTTTAAACACTCTTCTtagaaattttaataaaaatgggttcctgtagtggggtggtcaccccgctcctgTCTGGAGGGGATAAAACAGCCCGGAGGAGGGCTGCAGCGGAGACAGCTAGGCTGATTAgtaaagcagccacagctgtggcccgcctaatcaggcccagctggcccttataagagggctggggccagcagctgAACACACAGGCAGTCTCTCTCTAGATGTTGAGATGGATGGGTCTGGTTGCTGGGAGTTAAGCAGGActggggaaaaggcagaggagctggggagccctcaggctgcaggccttgccagggccggctctagcaatttcactgccctaagcacggcggcacaccgcgaggagcgctctgctgctcgctggtcctgcagctccggtggccctcctgcaggcttccctgtGGGGGATCcggtggtcccgtggctccggtggccctcctgcaggcttccctgtGGGGGATCCggtggtcccatggctccggtggccctcctgcaggcttccctgtGGGGGATCcggtggtcccgtggctccggtggccctcctgcaggcttccctgtGGGGGATCcggtggtcccgtggctccggcggacctcctgcaggcttccctgtTGGGGGTCcggtgtgcctgcagatgctccactggagccgcgggaccagcggaccctctgcaggcacacctgcgggaggtccaccggagctgcctgccgccctcttggcaactggcagagcgccccccgtggcatgccgccccaagcatgcacttggcgcgctgtggcctggagccggccctgggccttgctaaaggctggaaaaggtactggggttgcagagggcagcccaagggtaggcagaggcaacaagtccaaaccctccttgccaatgatgagtggcaattatactgcagtctgccccagtgagcgagggctagatggtgactggcagtagccaaggactgaggtgaggtggggatagggggttccGCGGGGAGAGCAGACCCAGTGAGACTGCGGGGTACTGCAGGGGGCACAATCCCAAgagaaggggcaccagggtctgggagggacacggggccagcagcAAGCGAGACGGGTGCTCCTgagtggacagagctaattcccaggatgaccagcaggaggtgccattcCAGTGAGTCATTGCCCTGCCACGGTTTCCCCagtccatttcatttttttttctgttgcaaatGTGAGCCTTGAGATTTTGATAGGCCTCTCTTCAACATTGCccacagtttgtgttttaatttttctatggactttaagttttttttcttgtttacagCATCAAGCAGTCTGGATCATACCTTTTGGCCAGCCTACAAGATATATTTTATAAATGACCCTAATTTCTTTGTGACAGTCCAAGCATATTCCACTCCAGGAATCTTTACAAAAAACACCTGCTCTGTGGTACAATCTGGTGCATTCCAAAGGCAAAAAAAAGTAATTGGTCTTCAGACGTAGATAAGATCTAGAATAAAAATAAGCCACGGCAGGAACACGTTAGTTGTATCTAGAGATGGGAATGAAATCCACCAGAAGCAGGGAAATATGCATGCGTgcgcgtgtacacacacacaaactaaaacATAATGTATGTGTGGGTACATGCACTAATGCTATTTACATTTTTCCTTCTATTTTATGTCTTATATCTATTCCCTGGTCTTTCACAGTTTGtagttttctttcctttcttcttcctccAGTTCTGAAAATGATAAGCTTGAAACAATGGCAAAATGTCAACAATATCACATACCATTCTTTGTAGAGACAGGGTTATAGTTTGTAATAACATAAATCAATATTTAAGACTGGGACACAAATCACAAACAACTAGAAGTTCAATGTTTAGGATGCCTTTTTCCATAACGTAATCTAGGCTTcaatggtttgtttttgtttttgttttttatcttcaTTTGCTTTCTCTTCTTGACAAAAATGTCAACAATAAAAAAGATATACTTCATGGAAAATACATAGACAGGGTTGGATGAAACAGAGCTTTGTGAGTGGACAATGGAATCCTCCTGCTTTATGAATATTAAGGCACACCTGAATGTTTGGTTTTGGAGCAGACACAAAGATCCAATAACCATATTACGAAGATTTTATACTATACAtattagggggagggatagctcagtgatttgagcattgacctgctaaatccagggttgtgagttcaatccttaagtggccatttagggatctggggcacaaatctgtttggggattggtcctgctttgagcagggggttggactagatgacctcctgaggtcccttccaactctgatattctatgattctaaaagtcTGATACTAaattagagccagattttcaaaaatgcactTGAAGAAATGTGTATGCACATTCTTGATCTGAGTGAACACAGCTGCAATGAACACACAAACCCTAATTTGCATGCACACACAGCTATTGCAGGTGTGCAGGGATATCAAGCTTGCAAAGGTGCATTGGAGATTGAGTGGGTGCAGGTCAGGGTTGCACAAATGTtgactgggtttttttaaacagtcaggGTCTTATTCATTCCATCTGGCATTTGTTCATCCCATACAGTAACAAGTTCTCACTGCCGCTACTGACCTGCCTGCATTCTTATCAGCTTTGAGAACCATCCGAGCTATGGTCTATATACTCTCCTTCATGTTTAAACCCACCAGCAGAGAAAACAGAGAAACCCACATCTTTGCCCCTACACCTATGGCAATGAGTTTGTGGAGCATGGCGATGCACATAGCCATGTTACACACAAAAACTGAGGCTCTATGAGGTCCCACCCTTTTCGATCTCAGGTCTTTTGTGAAAAGGGCATCGCCTACCTTTAGTAAAttggctccacctcctccctccaagGGGAAGAGAAGCCACAGAGGAGAATTAATCCTACTTCTATCAGCACTAAATACTCTCAGAAAACCACCAAAGTTTGAGTGGAGCATGCAATGCAAAGTGGATGCTCTCAGACTCCAAAATTCTCAAGAGCCTTGACACATTATGTAGACCCACAGACTTCTAAACATACACAGTTAATGAGAGGCACTTcagcagggaagggaaggaggaaaatgTCTGAGTCCTTGCTTTCTCCTTCCACTGCTTTTGGAAGATTCTTTTACTTAGGTTTGATCTACACAGAAAAGTTATTGGGATAGCTACATCGGCCAAGGTTGAACTGCATCCCTGACCAATGCAGTTATGCTGACAACCCTCTGACCCTAGTCTAGACACAGCTATGCACATCCATCGACATAACTAACATTATGGTGGTCGTCATCCTGCACTGaaagaaaaactccttctgtcaaCGTAGGCTTCATCTACTCTAAGGGGCTATGCTGACAGCATATAGTGTAGTCTCCGAAGTGTACAAAGAACCTTAGATTTGCTTCCCTTAACACCATAAATTAGAGAGGAATGTATATTCCTAGATATCAAGATTTTCTGAAAACAGAACAATCTGATTGATGGCACAGattccatattttaaaatgtcatccaAAGTTTTTATAACATTTAAATATTGGTTTGGTTTGCTAACTCAGATTACTTGACAATCTATCATCTTCTTTTCCAGATTGGTGCTGCACATCTGGAAAATGCCCGGCTTGTCCTGCAGATTGACAATGCCAAGCTGGCTTCTGATGACTTTAGAATGAAGTAAGTTTCTATGATAAATTAATGTGATCTCCTCCCCACTCATGTCAGTCAAGTGATCTCTTTAAAAGCCAGCAGGGTCTTCTAGCAAAGGGAGGGAACTGAACCCCTTCAGATCACTGAAATTGAATAGTTATACAAAACAGATACATTACATAACTCCCACCTTCCCTATTCCTACAGAGAAACCTTACATATTACACTTGTATATCTTGTCTTAGTAATAATGTTATTGGAGTTAAAATTGAGAATTAAACTGTTTGTCCCTAAAGAGTCAGTAAAAAGGCAATTTGCAGACTGAGACAGTAATAGTTAGTGATTCTCTGAGACAGAACTACAGTCCTAGCTTATCACAGTAAAGCATATAAGTAATTACATATTAATATAGTAATTATGTATTAATTGCACATTAGTAATTATATATTAATAATGCTGGAATGAACATTTCTTTTCCAGGTATGAGAATGAGCTAGCAATCAAACAAAATGTGGAAAATGATCTTGCTGGACTCCGCAGAGTCCTTGATGACTTGACCTTATCAAAGGCAGACTTAGAGCTACAGATTGAAGGTCTGAATGAAGAGCTGACTTTCCTCAAGAAAAACCATGGAGAGGTGAGAGCAGCAGAGAAAGTTGTTTAGAATTTACACATTTCTCAAGGACACACAGAAAACATTTGACACATGCAAATCTTGTTCAGAATAATGAAAATTCCATGGTTAATCTGAAAAAACATAACCTTTATAATTTGAGACATAAAGTGAAAAGGTAAAACTATGACTGTTAACCAATCTTGGTTTCTCCCATTCTTTTCAAGAGGTAGGATCACATAACTGAAATCTGGAATTAACCTGCTACTCTGTTAGTTGCTAACAGAAAGCCTGAATTATGTCACATAGGTTAGGCCTCCTTTGTTACAATCCATAACACAAAATGATTCCTCTTAGCAATCATAAGTCATAGTACTAACTTTTTAATACCTACATTCTTTCTAACTGTGTAGAAAAATGATACTTTAGAAGCTCTGAAAATTAAGGTGTGATAGTCTTCCTTTAAAGAACATCCTTTGGTTCTATGGGCCCCCACTAAATGCAAAACCAGATaactgggagccaagactcctgcaCTCTATTCACATTTCTGACACTGCTCACTATGACCTTGAGGAAATCATTTCACCTCTGTTTATCTCAGTTTTCCTTGCCATAAAATGGGGAAAACAGTACATcagggggtgttgtgaggctttaattaatatttgtaaagtgactGAGAGTCTTTTATAGCTCTCCTATTTCTATGCATTTTGAATTTGTTTCTGTCTTTCTGTCTTAACATGACTACACATTTCTCTTCCTATTTAAAAGTTTAACTGATATTCATAAATATGGAATTATCTATAATTGCTATTGCTTGTAGGAAGTTGGTGAACTGCGTAAACAGCTAGGTGGCACAGTTAATGTAGAGGTGGATGCTGCTCCGAGCACTGATCTTGCCAAGATTATGGAAAACATGCGAGAGCAATATGATAGCATGGCAGAAAAGAATCGTCAAGAGGCCAAAAACCGCTTTGATAAACAGGTAAAGTCTCACTGATCACATAACAGCAGCACCTCACAAGGAGTTCAGTCTAGATTTAAAATTGAAGTTCACTGCCTTTACACCTTCTTTTCCATTCTTTGTCTTTCAGACAGAAGAAGTGAACCGGGAAGTCGCTATTAACGTTGAACAACTGCAAACCAAAAAAACGGAGATCACAGATCTGAGACGCACCTTCCAGGGCCTGGAGATAGAACTGCAGTCCCAGCTTAGTACGGTAAAGCATATCTAAAATGTAACATCGGAAATATCTCTAACAGATAGTTGTTTGGATAAACACAGGAACTATAAGGTCTTTTAAtgtaaacataattttaaaacacaaataagTAAGTCCTCTGTTATTTCACCTTCTGTAGAAAAAGGCTTTAGAAGACACACTGGCTGAGACGGAAGCACTTTATGGTTCACAACTTGCCCAAATACAGGCTGCAATTGGCAATGTAGAGGCACAGCTAATGCAGCTTCGAGCTGACATGGAGAGCCAGAGTACTGAGTACAGTACTCTCCTGGACAGAAAGATACGGCTGGAGATGGAGATTGCCACATACCGACGCCTACTGGAGGGAGAGGATAGTAGGTAAGGAACTGAGTATCTGTGAAGTCTGTTGCTTAGTTCAGTTTTATGTCAAGTCAGCAATTATCCTAAATACTCTTTATAAAGTCTGCCTAGGGGTAAAAAGAGGACAGATGTTGAATTACACTTGCATTCAATAAAATGAATGGCTTCTGCATGCCAAAATTTGTTCCTGCTAACACTGGTTACTTTACTGGTGGTGGTAAGTCTGGCTGAAACTAAAGAAAATGAAAGCCAAAGACAAACAAGCCGAGTGAGAAGGTAATTATGctctaaaatagaaaaatatttgtgtttaaaaaaattagtacaAATGCTTCCCCCACAAAAAGTAACAGTGAAATGATCAATTACAAGTACTCTTATTGCACATGGTAATATGTCTCTATGTGCTATGGCACTTAACTGTTCAGCTTCTGGGGAAACCTGATTGGTAGCACAAGGGCACTCTTCATTACCCTTTGCACCATGGATATCACTGCAAAGCAGCAtggggagagaggatggggacaATCTGGGACTTAGCCAGTGGGTCTGAAAACAATGTGGCACTCTTTAGtaaagcaggctgcagccattACTGCATTGTCACACCTCCTTGCAATAACTATTGCTGATCAATGATTGAAAGACAGAGAAAGTCTGTGTTCTGGAATGTACGGGGTAAAAattccctcccctttcccctggtGCACATGGCGGGTCAGTGCCCCCAACTGGTCTTGCCACTTCCTGTTGACTCGTTGGCTACTCTCAGGTAAGTCTGTCTCCCTTTTCCATTCCATTCCTCATAACGCAAATGTGGAAGGGACTTTTCAAGGAGTCCTGCCTTCTTTTTCCTGCTGACAGACAGTCAGTCACCACATTCAGCTACAGAGAGGacattctagagcaggggtgggcaaagtttttggctTGAGAACCACATCTAATA
This is a stretch of genomic DNA from Gopherus evgoodei ecotype Sinaloan lineage chromosome 23, rGopEvg1_v1.p, whole genome shotgun sequence. It encodes these proteins:
- the LOC115638872 gene encoding keratin, type I cytoskeletal 19-like, yielding MTFQSQNHFIGTSSIFQPTAPSLSGSTYRKTATRKYQAPSVYGGAGGYGTRISTSTNYGGGFGGGFGNGFQLNTSSSDILFAGNEKLTMQNLNDRLASYLEKVHFLEKANSQLEKQIREWYANSSSTTRHDYSPYFKTIEDLQNKIGAAHLENARLVLQIDNAKLASDDFRMKYENELAIKQNVENDLAGLRRVLDDLTLSKADLELQIEGLNEELTFLKKNHGEEVGELRKQLGGTVNVEVDAAPSTDLAKIMENMREQYDSMAEKNRQEAKNRFDKQTEEVNREVAINVEQLQTKKTEITDLRRTFQGLEIELQSQLSTKKALEDTLAETEALYGSQLAQIQAAIGNVEAQLMQLRADMESQSTEYSTLLDRKIRLEMEIATYRRLLEGEDSRHFQSEISTIEEPETEINKIRKIKTVVEEVIDGKVVSSETQEIEEKI